From Candidatus Campbellbacteria bacterium:
CGTTAGCTATACTCAATTCAAGATCGGAGTCACTAGACAAAACTTGGTGACCAGTTTGCTCCAAAACAGTACCTATGTGGTAACTCGTACAAGAAGCGTCGAGACCAGTGTACTGATATACACCTCCTAGTGGGTCAGCCGGCATTGCTGACAAATAATCACCGAATGCTACACCAGTAGGACAACCATTGTTTGCCGTTGCAAGGAGTGCGTCTGGATACTGACCACAAGAATCAAAGTACAATTCAAGGGCTAACTGAACGTTCTTGACGTCAGAAACACGCTTTGCGTCTCGACTTTTTTCACGTGCGCTGTTAAGAGATGCCAAAACAACTGATGAGAGGATGCCGATGATTGCAATCACGACAAGCAACTCGATAAGGGTAAAACCTCGTGTGAATTTCTTCATAATTTTTTTGCGAACTAATAAATCGCTTACGTTAATAAAGCCCTTTTATTATAGGCGCTATTAGGAAAAGCGGAAAGAGCCCTGTGTATAACTCTTCACTTGCCTTTATTTTCAAGGGCACGCGTCCATTTCTCCTGAAATAGCGCTCGCATTCCCGATTTGTCCCTGTCAACAGGGCTACAAATCGCAATCTTTTAGGGCTCGGCCTCTTCGGCCTCCCGATTTGTCCCTGTCAACAGGGCTACAAATCGCAATCCTTTAGGGCTCCGAGAGTTTCTCGTACGCCAGGACTCACTCCGTACCCCGAACTTTTGCTCTGCAAAAGTTCGGTTTTTGTTATTTACTATTGGTTATTTGCTATTGGTTATTTGCTATTTCCCCACCCCTATATTCCCGCAGAAATGTTGTAAATTGGGACAAGAACGGCTGCTAAGAGTGTACCGACACCAAGACCGAGGAGCACAATCATGGCTGGTTCAATAAGGTCAACGAGTGTATCAACGGCATTTTTCACTTCTCGTTCATAGAAGTGCGCCAACGTTTTAAGAATTCCTGCCAATTCTCCTGTTTCTTCACCGATACGAATCATCTGCGTCATGATATTGGGGATAAGATCATTTCCGGCGAGCGAATCTGCGACACTTGAACCTCCACGCACACTCTCAACCGCCTTTTTAAGCAAATCTTCATAGAGCATATTGCCCACAACCACGGAACTGATTTCAAGTCCCCGAACCATCGGAATACCGGACGAGAGCATGGTGTTCATGTTGTCTGCAATACGAGAAAGGTAGAGTTTGCGGTACAAAGAACCAAGATACGGCAAGGAAATTTTTAATCGTGAAAAAGACATCTGTCCCGCACCTGTCGTCAGGTACTTCCAAAGCCACACACCACCAATTGCCAGCAGTATGACAAAGAAAATGCCGTAATTCACCAAAAATGAACTTATTGCAATAACCACCTTGGTATATGCAGGTATCTCTTGCCCACTATCCTCAAGAATTGAACCAAGTTTTGGAATAACGGTTGTAAACATCAACACCATCACGATAATAAAAACAGAAATAACAAATGCTGGATAAATGAGCGCATTTCGCGCCTTTGATGTTACTTCATATGTACGGTCTAGATAATCGGCAAGATATAAAAATGTTTGGTCCAATTTTCCCGATTCTTCTCCAGCACGAACCATGTTGATATAAAAG
This genomic window contains:
- a CDS encoding type II secretion system F family protein translates to MIFSYTALDTEGNEKSGTIDAINDGIAIRSLQERGLVISSIKAVNADRGLGKTFTFGSSVSNKDLVILSRQIATLFEAQVSALRVFRLLAEETEKPALQYALLEISNDLQGGSAISKALEKHPKIFSLFYINMVRAGEESGKLDQTFLYLADYLDRTYEVTSKARNALIYPAFVISVFIIVMVLMFTTVIPKLGSILEDSGQEIPAYTKVVIAISSFLVNYGIFFVILLAIGGVWLWKYLTTGAGQMSFSRLKISLPYLGSLYRKLYLSRIADNMNTMLSSGIPMVRGLEISSVVVGNMLYEDLLKKAVESVRGGSSVADSLAGNDLIPNIMTQMIRIGEETGELAGILKTLAHFYEREVKNAVDTLVDLIEPAMIVLLGLGVGTLLAAVLVPIYNISAGI
- a CDS encoding prepilin-type N-terminal cleavage/methylation domain-containing protein — its product is MKKFTRGFTLIELLVVIAIIGILSSVVLASLNSAREKSRDAKRVSDVKNVQLALELYFDSCGQYPDALLATANNGCPTGVAFGDYLSAMPADPLGGVYQYTGLDASCTSYHIGTVLEQTGHQVLSSDSDLELSIANEARADACVAVAAFDGVSIAAGCASDATATGATDLCYDVTP